One genomic window of Fusarium fujikuroi IMI 58289 draft genome, chromosome FFUJ_chr01 includes the following:
- a CDS encoding probable prohibitin PHB2 — translation MSNNNWQEEAMRRLRQMQQARGGVGGGGPQMSRAAGGALFGGLLLAGGALFLSNSLFNVDGGHRAIKYQRLTGVSKEIYNEGTHINIPWFETPIVYDVRAKPRNVASLTGTKDLQMVNITCRVLSRPQIDALPQIYRTLGTDYDERVLPSIVNEVLKSVVAQFNASQLITQRENVARLVRENLARRAARFNILLDDVSLTHLAFSPEFTAAVEAKQVAQQEAQRAAFIVDKARQEKQAMVVKAQGEARSAELIGEAIKKNKAYVELKKIENARYIAAQLQEAGSKNRLMLDSEGLGLNVFDSNDKN, via the exons ATGTCGAACAACAACTGGCAGGAGGAAGCCATGCGCCGTCTTCGGCAGATGCAGCAGGCccgtggtggtgttggaggAGGTGGCCCTCAGATGTCTCGAGCAGCCGGCGGTGCACTCTTCGGCGGTCTGCTACTCGCTGGTGGTGCTCTGTTCCTGTCAAACTCCCTATTCAACGTCGATGGTGGTCATCGAGCCATCAAGTACCAGAGGCTGACTGGTGTGAGCAAGGAGATCTACAACGAAG GAACGCACATCAACATCCCTTGGTTTGAGACACCAATTGTGTACGATGTCCGAGCAAAGCCACGCAATGTGGCGTCTTTGACCGGAACCAAGGATCTGCAGATGGTCAACATCACCTGCCGTGTGCTCTCTCGTCCACAGATTGATGCTCTGCCTCAGATCTACCGTACACTAGGCACCGACTACGACGAGCGTGTGTTGCCGTCTATTGTCAATGAGGTTCTCAAGAGTGTTGTTGCTCAATTCAACGCTAGCCAGCTCATCACACAGCGAGAGAATGTTGCCAGACTGGTTCGAGAGAACCTTGCTCGACGAGCTGCTCGATTCAACATCCTCCTAGACGATGTATCCCTAACT CACCTTGCCTTCTCTCCCGAATTCACAGCTGCTGTCGAGGCTAAGCAGGTTGCCCAGCAAGAGGCCCAACGAGCTGCTTTCATCGTCGACAAGGCTCGGCAGGAGAAGCAGGCCATGGTTGTCAAGGCGCAGGGTGAGGCTCGCTCTGCTGAACTGATTGGtgaggccatcaagaagaacaaggcctatgttgagctcaagaagatcgagaacGCTCGATACATTGCTGCTCAGCTCCAAGAGGCTGGCTCTAAGAACAGACTCATGCTCGACTCTGAGGGACTTGGTCTCAATGTATTCGACAGTAATGACAAGAACTGA
- a CDS encoding probable ubiquitin-like protein ubl1, with translation MLIKVRTLTGKEIELDIESDYKVSQIKEKVEEKEGIPPVQQRLIHGGKQMTDDKTAAEYNLSAGDTLHLVLALRGGRWMA, from the exons ATGTTGATCAA AGTCCGCACATTGACCGGCAAGGAGATCGAGCTGGATATTGAGTCGGACTACAAG GTCTCCCAGATCAAGGAAAAGgtcgaggagaaggagggtaTCCCGCCCGTCCAACAGCGACTTATCCATGGCGGCAAGCAAAT GACCGATGACAAGACTGCTGCCGAATACAATCTCTCCGCTGGTGACACTCTCCATCTCGTTCTCGCCCTTAGAGGAGGACGATGGATGGCATAA